One genomic window of Corticium candelabrum chromosome 9, ooCorCand1.1, whole genome shotgun sequence includes the following:
- the LOC134184402 gene encoding putative sodium-coupled neutral amino acid transporter 10 isoform X1 codes for MDWPFVINLGNSIVSVSFLAMPYCMKQCGVLLGSLLLALSAMLSRMACDLLLRAALVNKKRSYELLALATFGTAGKLLVELCISALLLFGGCVAYLVVIGDVVPAVVASIFGWEPTWSLRAAVLVILAFTVALPLSLMKNIESLHGTSTASFFFYISFAVLMLFFASSNLATGQWAGNTVMWDTSGIFHSIPIFSLSFICQTQLFLLYNALPEPSMKRMLGVVDYATYAVTIIYLMVGLFGYLAFTSLVNGDVLKNFGDSLIAMLLKLGFCVSALVSYPVFVFPSRSSIHSLIFTQQTTTVDGVPSSTSYIPHNRFVYITLGIVVFTLVVAIFIPNVETVLGLTGASAGTAVCYLLPGLIFLKSKTTDSTRMFRAKSLTAVGVICLVASTYSVLSETEHLQSVEAHMPAPDSQAHEDYRLKQIPQPRRRERPDQTFVIDQEDTVIQSLIDNNNEAEKQNTIDKTVNQQQSDIAKSDQHQNPGDNPDSKENFVSKSVTKKVANDDDSKENVVPVIDQKQSSEKRLEPPAPQAPEESKDKVVEVVDNKQDKTLNVVKVDGGDAVAKPADKDAQLPVQLPVPAVENARGKTQMNKTVMNDRIQPVNRDLKTADQKQDDQTLTQNANANTKSEAEKQNFEIHEADSKSVVVDKAVTVKMHHDQEENVGTKVVEDKKMPENKVTEQLPDKHGEAVKTQSLVKEPARVATEKVNSKANENAMPKEAVAAKDQTSHEEQMEKEAIL; via the exons ATGGACTGGCCGTTTGTCATCAACTTGGGCAATAGTATAGTGAGCGTTAGCTTTCTAGCTATGCCCTACTGCATGAAACAA TGCGGCGTTCTGTTGGGATCATTGCTTCTGGCTTTGAGTGCGATGTTGAGTCGAATGGCGTGTGATTTACTGCTTAGGGCTGCGTTGGTCAACAAGAAGAGGTCATACGAGCTGCTTG CTTTGGCGACATTTGGAACTGCTGGAAAACTTTTAGTTGAACTGTG TATTAgtgctcttttgttgtttggtgGGTGTGTGGCATACCTGGTCGTTATTGGAGATGTTGTTCCCGCTGTGGTAGCCAGTATATTTGGATGGGAACCA ACGTGGTCACTACGAGCTGCTGTTCTTGTAATCTTGGCATTTACAGTCGCTCTCCCTTTGAGTCTTATGAAAAACATCGAGAGCCTTCATGGCACAAGCACTGCATCGTTTTTCTTCTACATTTCGTTTGCCGTTTTG ATGCTCTTTTTTGCAAGCTCTAATCTTGCTACAGGACAGTGGGCTGGTAATACAGTGATGTGGGATACATCAGGCATATTTCATAGTATTCCGATTTTCTCTTTGTCGTTTATTTGTCAAAC GCAACTATTTCTTTTATATAATGCTCTACCTGAGCCTTCTATGAAGAGGATGCTTGGTGTAGTAGACTATGCTACGTACGCAGtaacaattatttatttaatg GTTGGTCTATTTGGATATCTGGCATTTACAAGCTTAGTTAACGGTGACGTATTGAAAAACTTTGGAGATTCACTTATAGCCATGCTCTTAAAATTAG GTTTTTGTGTGTCAGCATTAGTGAGTTATCCTGTCTTTGTGTTTCCATCGCGATCAAGCATTCATTCACTGATTTTTACTCAG CAAACGACTACAGTGGATGGAGTTCCAAGCTCTACAAGTTACATTCCTCACAACAGATTTGTATACATTACTCTGGGCATTGTAGTCTTCACTTTGGTCGTAGCAATCTTTATACCAAATG TTGAAACGGTGCTTGGTCTGACGGGTGCATCTGCAGGGACTGCGGTGTGCTATCTGTTGCCCGGCTTGATATTTCTTAAGTCtaagacaacagacagcacGAGAATGTTTCGTGCTAAG AGTTTGACTGCTGTTGGGGTGATATGCCTTGTGGCTAGCACATACTCTGTTCTCTCAGAAACTGAGCATCTTCAATCAGTAGAGGCACACATGCCTGCTCCTGATTCTCAAGCTCATGAAGACTATAGACTTAAACAGATTCCACAACCTCGACGTAGAGAAAGGCCCGACCAGACTTTTGTAATAGATCAGGAAGATACTGTAATACAGTCACTAATTGACAACAATAATGAAGCTGAGAAACAGAACACCATTGACAAGACAGTTAATCAGCAACAGAGTGACATAGCGAAGTCAGACCAACATCAAAATCCAGGAGACAATCCAGACAGTAAAGAGAATTTTGTATCGAAATCAGTCACAAAGAAGGTTGCAAATGATGATGATTCAAAGGAAAATGTAGTTCCAGTGATTGACCAGAAACAAAGTAGTGAGAAACGATTGGAGCCACCTGCACCTCAAGCACCAGAAGAGAGCAAAGACAAGGTTGTGGAAGTTGTGGATAATAAGCAAGATAAGACACTCAACGTTGTAAAGGTCGATGGTGGAGACGCAGTTGCCAAACCAGCTGACAAGGATGCTCAACTGCCTGTTCAGTTGCCTGTGCCTGCAGTTGAAAATGCACGTGGAAAAACACAAATGAACAAGACAGTCATGAATGATCGTATCCAGCCTGTCAACCGAGACTTAAAAACAGCTGACCAAAAACAAGATGACCAGACTCTCACCCAAAATGCCAACGCAAACACAAAAAGTGAAGCAGAAAAGCAAAACTTCGAAATACACGAAGCTGATTCAAAATCTGTGGTTGTAGATAAGGCAGTTACAGTGAAGATGCACCATGATCAAGAGGAAAACGTAGGAACAAAAGTCGTGGAAGACAAAAAGATGCCAGAAAATAAGGTGACTGAGCAACTTCCAGACAAACACGGTGAAGCAGTGAAGACACAATCATTAGTAAAAGAGCCTGCACGTGTAGCTACAGAGAAAGTAAACTCTAAAGCAAATGAAAATGCGATGCCAAAGGAGGCTGTAGCAGCAAAAGATCAGACCAGTCATGAAGAGCAGATGGAAAAAGAGGCAATACTATAG
- the LOC134184402 gene encoding putative sodium-coupled neutral amino acid transporter 10 isoform X2, protein MDWPFVINLGNSIVSVSFLAMPYCMKQCGVLLGSLLLALSAMLSRMACDLLLRAALVNKKRSYELLALATFGTAGKLLVELCISALLLFGGCVAYLVVIGDVVPAVVASIFGWEPTWSLRAAVLVILAFTVALPLSLMKNIESLHGTSTASFFFYISFAVLMLFFASSNLATGQWAGNTVMWDTSGIFHSIPIFSLSFICQTQLFLLYNALPEPSMKRMLGVVDYATYAVTIIYLMVGLFGYLAFTSLVNGDVLKNFGDSLIAMLLKLGFCVSALVSYPVFVFPSRSSIHSLIFTQQTTTVDGVPSSTSYIPHNRFVYITLGIVVFTLVVAIFIPNVETVLGLTGASAGTAVCYLLPGLIFLKSKTTDSTRMFRAKSLTAVGVICLVASTYSVLSETEHLQSVEAHMPAPDSQAHEDYRLKQIPQPRRRERPDQTFVIDQEDTVIQSLIDNNNEAEKQNTIDKTVNQQQSDIAKSDQHQNPGDNPDSKENFVSKSVTKKVANDDDSKENVVPVIDQKQSSEKRLEPPAPQAPEESKDKVVEVVDNKQDKTLNVVKVDGGDAVAKPADKDAQLPVQLPVPAVENARGKTQMNKTVMNDRIQPVNRDLKTADQKQDDQTLTQNANANTKNKAVTVKMHHDQEENVGTKVVEDKKMPENKVTEQLPDKHGEAVKTQSLVKEPARVATEKVNSKANENAMPKEAVAAKDQTSHEEQMEKEAIL, encoded by the exons ATGGACTGGCCGTTTGTCATCAACTTGGGCAATAGTATAGTGAGCGTTAGCTTTCTAGCTATGCCCTACTGCATGAAACAA TGCGGCGTTCTGTTGGGATCATTGCTTCTGGCTTTGAGTGCGATGTTGAGTCGAATGGCGTGTGATTTACTGCTTAGGGCTGCGTTGGTCAACAAGAAGAGGTCATACGAGCTGCTTG CTTTGGCGACATTTGGAACTGCTGGAAAACTTTTAGTTGAACTGTG TATTAgtgctcttttgttgtttggtgGGTGTGTGGCATACCTGGTCGTTATTGGAGATGTTGTTCCCGCTGTGGTAGCCAGTATATTTGGATGGGAACCA ACGTGGTCACTACGAGCTGCTGTTCTTGTAATCTTGGCATTTACAGTCGCTCTCCCTTTGAGTCTTATGAAAAACATCGAGAGCCTTCATGGCACAAGCACTGCATCGTTTTTCTTCTACATTTCGTTTGCCGTTTTG ATGCTCTTTTTTGCAAGCTCTAATCTTGCTACAGGACAGTGGGCTGGTAATACAGTGATGTGGGATACATCAGGCATATTTCATAGTATTCCGATTTTCTCTTTGTCGTTTATTTGTCAAAC GCAACTATTTCTTTTATATAATGCTCTACCTGAGCCTTCTATGAAGAGGATGCTTGGTGTAGTAGACTATGCTACGTACGCAGtaacaattatttatttaatg GTTGGTCTATTTGGATATCTGGCATTTACAAGCTTAGTTAACGGTGACGTATTGAAAAACTTTGGAGATTCACTTATAGCCATGCTCTTAAAATTAG GTTTTTGTGTGTCAGCATTAGTGAGTTATCCTGTCTTTGTGTTTCCATCGCGATCAAGCATTCATTCACTGATTTTTACTCAG CAAACGACTACAGTGGATGGAGTTCCAAGCTCTACAAGTTACATTCCTCACAACAGATTTGTATACATTACTCTGGGCATTGTAGTCTTCACTTTGGTCGTAGCAATCTTTATACCAAATG TTGAAACGGTGCTTGGTCTGACGGGTGCATCTGCAGGGACTGCGGTGTGCTATCTGTTGCCCGGCTTGATATTTCTTAAGTCtaagacaacagacagcacGAGAATGTTTCGTGCTAAG AGTTTGACTGCTGTTGGGGTGATATGCCTTGTGGCTAGCACATACTCTGTTCTCTCAGAAACTGAGCATCTTCAATCAGTAGAGGCACACATGCCTGCTCCTGATTCTCAAGCTCATGAAGACTATAGACTTAAACAGATTCCACAACCTCGACGTAGAGAAAGGCCCGACCAGACTTTTGTAATAGATCAGGAAGATACTGTAATACAGTCACTAATTGACAACAATAATGAAGCTGAGAAACAGAACACCATTGACAAGACAGTTAATCAGCAACAGAGTGACATAGCGAAGTCAGACCAACATCAAAATCCAGGAGACAATCCAGACAGTAAAGAGAATTTTGTATCGAAATCAGTCACAAAGAAGGTTGCAAATGATGATGATTCAAAGGAAAATGTAGTTCCAGTGATTGACCAGAAACAAAGTAGTGAGAAACGATTGGAGCCACCTGCACCTCAAGCACCAGAAGAGAGCAAAGACAAGGTTGTGGAAGTTGTGGATAATAAGCAAGATAAGACACTCAACGTTGTAAAGGTCGATGGTGGAGACGCAGTTGCCAAACCAGCTGACAAGGATGCTCAACTGCCTGTTCAGTTGCCTGTGCCTGCAGTTGAAAATGCACGTGGAAAAACACAAATGAACAAGACAGTCATGAATGATCGTATCCAGCCTGTCAACCGAGACTTAAAAACAGCTGACCAAAAACAAGATGACCAGACTCTCACCCAAAATGCCAACGCAAACACAAAAA ATAAGGCAGTTACAGTGAAGATGCACCATGATCAAGAGGAAAACGTAGGAACAAAAGTCGTGGAAGACAAAAAGATGCCAGAAAATAAGGTGACTGAGCAACTTCCAGACAAACACGGTGAAGCAGTGAAGACACAATCATTAGTAAAAGAGCCTGCACGTGTAGCTACAGAGAAAGTAAACTCTAAAGCAAATGAAAATGCGATGCCAAAGGAGGCTGTAGCAGCAAAAGATCAGACCAGTCATGAAGAGCAGATGGAAAAAGAGGCAATACTATAG
- the LOC134184403 gene encoding protein Dr1-like: protein MMADQDPQADDDVNLPRAAVNKLIKEMLPNIRVANDARELILNCCTEFIHLLASEANELCGKQSKKTITPEHIIKALESLGFASYVVEVSDVLTEHKKEAKTRRKASTKLEKMGIPEEELLRQQQALFAQARIEQAQAEQEEFMKWKQAQTIQQQESSTIAPVSEHDNHNDEHDDDN, encoded by the exons ATGATGGCAGACCAGGACCCACAAGCAGACGATGACGTAAACCTTCCAAGAG CTGCTGTCAACAAGCTCATCAAGGAGATGCTTCCTAATATCAGAGTTGCAAACGATGCGAGAGAGTTGATTCTTAACTGCTGCACAG AGTTTATTCATCTTCTGGCTTCAGAAGCCAATGAGCTATGCGGCAAACAATCTAAGAAAACCATAACTCCCGAGCACATCATTAAGGCTCTCGAA TCCTTGGGCTTTGCCTCATATGTTGTTGAAGTCAGTGATGTCTTAACTGAACATAAGAAAGAAGCAAAGACTCGGCGAAAAGCAAGTACAAAACTAGAGAAGATG GGTATCCCAGAGGAAGAACTACTGCGTCAACAGCAAGCGTTATTTGCACAAGCAAGAATAGAACAAGCACag GCCGAACAGGAAGAGTTCATGAAATGGAAGCAAGCGCAGACaattcaacagcaagaatcAAGCACCATAGCACCAGTTAGCGAACACGACAACCACAACGACGAACACGACGACGACAACTAG